The nucleotide window ATCCCACTGACCTTGACGTTGTATTTTTTCATTTCGGCCCAGAGCGCATTAGTAAAATGAGCTAAGGCTGCTTTTGATGCGGAATAGACTATTAGCTTTGGTGACGCGACATAAGCTGCCTCTGAGACTATATTGACAATACTACCGTTTCGCCTCTTTACCATATCCGGTAGGACGGCCTTTATAAAGTATAAAGGGGCGAGGAATAGAGTCCTAACCATGTATTCCTCTTCTTCTAACGAGGTCTCTAGGAAGGACCCGTATATACCAAACCCTGCATTATTAACTAAGACATCAATTTTTCCTAACTTTTCCTTTACTTCATTTATAATCCTGAAGTCTTCGTCCTTATTAGTTACGTCTGCCTGGTATATTAGGTCTCCTACCTCAGGCTTAGACCTTGAGATCGAGACTACGGTATAACCCAATTCCTTCAGTTTCATCGCCGTGGCTTTTCCTATCCCTTTACTCGCCCCAGTAACTACTGCGACTTTAGGCTCCTGCACAGATATAGACTTACTTGACTAATCAAAAACTTTTACCCTAATTCTACAATTGGTAAGCTTTCTTAAAGTTTGACTCTATCACCCTTAGAAGTTCATCCTCATTGACTCCTTTTAACTTAGCCAATAAGGGTATAACGGCTGGGATATCTGTGGGCTCAAGCAATTTACCCCTATACTCATATCCTCCGTCACTTTCCGTAATGATGATGTCCAACGGGGCTTTTTCTACTACCCTCTTGTGTTTTTGTTGAAATGTGATTGAAGGGTTTACTGTTATATAATACCCTGCCCCTTGTATGTCTTTAAGTAGGTCCTCTGGGCCTGAATACCAGTGGAATATCGCCCTCTTAACTCCGGCTCTTGTCAGTACGTTAAATGCGTCCCTCCACGCGTCCAAAGCGTGGACGTTAATTAACTTCCCTGTCTCTGAAGCCTTTTGGGCAAAAAAATTGAAATAATTACTCTGTAGTTCTTTAGGTGCTTTCGCAAACCGGTAATCTAACCCCACTTCACCTATGAAGTCAGCTTTGTCTACCATACTAGAAACGAGCTCCAGTTTCTCCTCATGGACTTTCCAAGGGTGGATCCCGACACCAGCTAAGATGCTCTCAGATCTCAGGCTGAGGGTCTCCAAGGAAGAAGATGAGTCCATAGAGACTGCAGCTATTACAAACCCGTCATAATGTTTCTTCAGGTTAGAATAGTGGCAATGTGCGTCATAATACCGGGGAGGATTCATAAGAATATGTTAATGATAAAAAACAAAAACCTTTATGAGTATGTTACGATGTCTAGCCAAACTGTACTGGATATATTCAAGACCTCTATTTTAACCCCATATGAGATGTTCGATAAGGTAAGGTTTACCTCAGTCTTCCCTTGACTGACAAAGATTACGTCACTGTCATTAGCGTTAAGTAATTTAATTACGAATGGGGCGTGAGACGTAGAATAAACTGCTATATTATAATGGTTACTGATAGGCTGAACAGTATAGGTATATGTGAAGTTAGAGGAATTGGTACACAGAGTGATACTTACGTTTTTTTGTATAAAATGAGAGTAAGAGATTTTCGTAGTATTACTTATTTTATCTATACGCTCTGTAAAAGTCGTGGGTATTGATATAACAAGTTTGCTACCTTGAATCTTTATATAATTATAATAAAAACCCAAGGTTGTAAGGGACACCAGAATAACAAAAAGGATCCCGATTATTTTACCTATCATACTAAAGGGCTTATACAACTCTATTTATAAATTGGATTTCACCTTATTACCCGCTCGGTGCCACGTAAGTAAGGTTAAAAATACTATCAGCAAAGAAGCATAGCCCATTATTAACCCCCATTGTGTAGTAGACCTAATACCATAAATGCTAACTAGGTACCCCATTAATATACTCCCTATACCTCCTATGATACTACCTAAGTTATATGTCAAACCCGTCATCGCACCTCTTATTTCTATCGGTACTGATTCGACTATTAACAGAGGTGCTAAAGGCCAAAAACCGGTAGAAATAGTATATATTATTAAACCTAGTCCGACATATCCGTTAACTACTCCTAGCATAAGCGGTAATCCTACCATTTCACCTATAACTCCCCCCATTATTAAGCTCCTTTTGCTTATGTTATCGGAGATCCTTCCAAACACTATGAAAGATATCCCTAAAGCGATGTTTGATACGGTCATTAATATCCCTACTAAAGACTCTGAAATCCCCAGAGAGGAAAGGAATTCAGGGTATACTGCAAATATTGAGTAATACGAGAAGAACATACCGGATATAACTATAGTAGACCTAATTATGACGCTAGCATAGGGCTTTATTTTGACCTTATTTCTCTTTTCCGCAAATTTTGTGACATCACTGACTTTAGCAACGATATAGGGGATGAGTATTAGGGGTAAGGCCCCGGTAAGTAGGAATAGTCTCCAATTATCATAGAGGTACAAATAGGCTACACC belongs to Stygiolobus caldivivus and includes:
- a CDS encoding SDR family NAD(P)-dependent oxidoreductase; its protein translation is MKLKELGYTVVSISRSKPEVGDLIYQADVTNKDEDFRIINEVKEKLGKIDVLVNNAGFGIYGSFLETSLEEEEYMVRTLFLAPLYFIKAVLPDMVKRRNGSIVNIVSEAAYVASPKLIVYSASKAALAHFTNALWAEMKKYNVKVSGIYPGPVKTNFTSHYSFKNVKESIFDKYAVEPEKVANAVVKAIRSGKREIYVSSKLLIDPYFLKLSMAMQNLTYYVVSKIFD
- a CDS encoding TatD family hydrolase, coding for MNPPRYYDAHCHYSNLKKHYDGFVIAAVSMDSSSSLETLSLRSESILAGVGIHPWKVHEEKLELVSSMVDKADFIGEVGLDYRFAKAPKELQSNYFNFFAQKASETGKLINVHALDAWRDAFNVLTRAGVKRAIFHWYSGPEDLLKDIQGAGYYITVNPSITFQQKHKRVVEKAPLDIIITESDGGYEYRGKLLEPTDIPAVIPLLAKLKGVNEDELLRVIESNFKKAYQL
- a CDS encoding MFS transporter, whose product is MERWIHSTVASVFAWAGNIYDLLIITYVYNDLSKCLGVNTEIGTLLFALGLIFRVIGGYTFGKVADIKGRKIVLNIGTAGYASFQALMAFSPNAFVLLFARAMQGLFMGAQWTAGTVIAYENAPPSMKGLINGIVQAGYGLGYALTGVAYLYLYDNWRLFLLTGALPLILIPYIVAKVSDVTKFAEKRNKVKIKPYASVIIRSTIVISGMFFSYYSIFAVYPEFLSSLGISESLVGILMTVSNIALGISFIVFGRISDNISKRSLIMGGVIGEMVGLPLMLGVVNGYVGLGLIIYTISTGFWPLAPLLIVESVPIEIRGAMTGLTYNLGSIIGGIGSILMGYLVSIYGIRSTTQWGLIMGYASLLIVFLTLLTWHRAGNKVKSNL